Within Massilia endophytica, the genomic segment CAAGAGCGTGGAGGATTACCTGGTGCAGCGCGCCCACGAATCCGGCGTCAAGGCGCTGCTGATGATCGGCGGCATGGGCGACGGCCTGGGCTTCCTGCGCTCGACCACTTCACTCACCCGTCCCGTATTCGTGAAGAACCTGCTGGACTACCTGGAGGCTCACGACTACGACGGCATCGACCTCGACTGGGAAGACGTGCTCGACACCGACCAGGCCAAGCTCCAGCTCACGGCCCTCATCGCCAACCTGCGCGCAGGCGCCAAGGAGCGCGCCCGCTGGCAGGACCCGTCGAAACCGTTCGTGATCACCTTCCCGAACTATGCGATGAACATGAACTACGAGACCGTGCCCCAGTGGAAGGTCACCGTGGCCTCCATCGTCGACCAGTTCAACCTGATGAGCTATGCCTTGGGCTTCAACGCGGACGGCTGGACCAGCACCACCTTCAGCCCCATCGAAGGCAAGACGCCGACCCACCCCATGGACGTGAGCTCCAGCATCCAGGCCTACCAGGACGCGGGCATCGACCGCAAGAAACTGGGCGTGGGCATCGGTTTCTACGGCATGAGCTATGCGCCGCCGGTCACCGCGCCGAACCAGCCAGCGACCGCCATGAACAACAGCGATACCAGCCTGAGCTACGCGCAGCTGGTGAACGAAGGCTACCTGAGCAATGGCAGCTATCACTGGGATGACGTGGCCAAGATGGGCTACCGCTCCTACAGCGGCGCGAACGGCTTCAAGGGCGCGGGCATGCTGAGCTACGAGGACGAGGCCAGCATCGCGGCCAAGGGCAAGTGGGTGCGCAACACCGGCACCGGCGGCGCCATTATCTGGACCATCAATTACGGCAGTCCGGACGGCAAGGCCAACCCGCTGATGAACGCGGCGAAGAAGGCCTTCCTGCAGTAAAGAGTTGGGTTGTTGTGGGTGGAAACCCCGCCGGTGGCGTCGCCGGCGGGGTTTTCTTTTTTTACAGGTAGGGAATGTACTCGATGCCCTGGGCGATCAGGGCGGCAGTATTGGCCTGGTTCTCGGCGCTCTCGCTGAAGCTCATGACTACCTGGGCCGCGCTCTGGCCTCCGTTCAGCTTGTCCACCCAGTACTGCACCTCGAATTCGGCGCCCTGGCGGTGCAGCACGTTTACATACAGCTTGCTGACGATGTCCCGGTAGCTTGGCGACGCGCCATACAGGTCGCGGAACTCCGGCGCATCCATGAAGCCGGCCGCGATATCGACCAGCTGCTTTCCGTCCGCCATTTTCTGCATCCAGAAGCCCATGCCGATGGCGTCCGATGGCCGGTTGAGAACCGCCTGGTAGAGGCGGAACAGCTGGCCTGGCGTGCCGTCGCCGTCGAGCGCGATGCTGATGTCGGTGAAGGTGAGGCGCTCCACATTGCTGAGCGTGTCGGTGCCGTCCACGCCATGCTTGTCCGCGACCGTAAAGCCGCTGCCGTTCTTGCTGATGGTGTAGTCGCTGCGCTTGCCGTCCAGGACCAGGCGGTCCATGCCGCCGCCCCCGTCGACGGTGTCGTTGCCCTTGCCGCTGTAGACGGTCTCTCCGGCGGCACCGCCCGCAATCCTCTCGCCGCCATCGCCCGCACGGTATTCGTGGGAGGCAGGAATTGCGGTGGGGAAGACATTGCTCAGCACGCTATAGCCTGCGCTGGACGCTTCCACCAGGTCCGGCTTGCCATCGCCATTGACATCGGTGGCGAGGATATGGGAGCCCACGGCGCTTTCCCAGCCCATGCTGAACTGGCCAGCGCCATTGTTCATGTAAATGCGCGAGGTGGCGCCTGCAGTGCCATCGACCACGATGTCCTGGAAGCCGTCGCCGTTGACGTCCACCGCGGTAGCCGACAGATACCACTCCGTGGCGCCGGTGGGCGTGGTGGACTGCGGCAGGCGCTGGGCCGTTTCGTCGTGGAAGTGGCCGTTGCCGTCGTTGACCAGCAGCTGCAGGTAGGGCGTCTTGTAGAACTCGCCGTGCGCGCCGCCGTTGGTGACGGACTGGATCAGGTCGGGCAGGGCGTCGCCGTTCAGGTCGATGGTTTCGATGCCGATCACGATATCCTTCGGCACGCCGCTGCGCGGCAGCTCGATGGGCGTGCTGGTGGCGAAGCTGCCGTGGCCGTCGTTCAGCAATACTCGGCTCGGGTAGGGGCTCGGATCCCACGTGCCGAGCACCATATCGTCGTAGCCGTCGTTGTTCAGGTCCCGCAACATGGACCAGGTGTTGCCCGGGTCGAAGCCGGAGGGGCGCAGCGAAGCGGGCAGCAGGCTCGGCGAGGCGGTGAAGTGGCCGGTGCCGTCGTTGATCAGCAGCTGGTTGGCATTGCCGGTGCTGTCGTTGAGCGCGTTGACCAGCAGGTCCAGGTAGCCATCCTTGTTGACGTCGCCGATCGAGGTGCCATGGTTCTGCGCCAGGCGCTGCGGCAAGGTGGAAGTGGCGCTTTCCAGCTTGCCCGTGGCAGGGTTGGACAGGTAATAGGAATTCTGCCCGCCGGGGAAGGGCGGGGCATCCACGCCGAAGTCCGGGTTGAAGATGTCGGACACGCCGTCCTTGTTGAAGTCGGCCGTGAAAATGCGCGGCACGAAATTGACCTTGGGGATGCCCGCGCCGAACACGGAGGCGGTGCCGTCGGTGAAATGGCCCTGGCCGTCGCCCAGCAGCACCTGAAGCGGCTCGGCGGTGAGGCCGACGTCCGCGTTGGCGCGCACGATCAGCACATCGGTCTTGCCGTCGCCGTTGAAATCGCCTGCGCGCAGCTGCTGCACCTTGCCCATGTCGAAGGAAGGCAGGTAGGTCTTTGCGCGCAGGAAGCCCTGGCTGTCGTCGTACATGTCGCGCGTAACCGTGACATTGTCCGAATTCGGGCCCGTAAAGCTGATGGCATTCACGCCTTGCAGGGTAAGTACGCCCTTGTCTCCATTGGGCATGTTCTTGCGGACGGTGAAGGTATCGCTTGCCTTGTCGTAGCTGATGGCGGTGTCGGTCGAGCGCGCGTCGTACATCTTGACGGTGTCGATGCCGCCGCCGCCGATCACCTTGTCGCTGCCCCAGCTGAGCCAGAAGGTGTCGTTGCCGCTGCTGCCGGTCAGCTCGTCGTTATAGCCCGAGTCGGCCACGGAATGCACATTGATCAGGGTGTCGGTGCCGCCGTAGCCGTCCTGGGCGGTACCCGTGGCCAGATTGACCTTCACCGCGGCGGGAGAATTCCAATAGGCGGCCGTGACCCAGACGTTTTTGGCTGTGATGGTGTCATTGCCCGCTTCGCCGATGGCGTTGCCGTCCGCAACGGTCAGGCTGTCGTCGCCCTTGCCGCCGAATATGTTGGTGCCGCTCGCAATGCCGAGCGCGCTCTGGTCGATCGTGTCGTTGCCGTCTGTGCCGTGATAATCCATGTGCCCGTCCTGGAAGTGGTATCGGGCAAGTATATTTAACGTATGGCAGTTGCGGGTTGCTGAAATGCTACGTTAGCGGGCTCAGCCGTAGGCGCCGCCGGTATAGAGCAGGTCGAAGAGGCGGGCGATGGTGGCGATGAGCATGGCGGCGCCTACCATGACGGTGGCCACCAGTATCAGGGCCAGGAACCAGCCGGAATCGCTCTGGCGGCCGCTGCCGGCGTTATACGCGGCGTCCCACTTCTCGTCGGGCGTCAGGCCCAGCACCAGGGCCTCCAGGAAACCGGCCAGCATGGAAACAATCAGGGGCAGGTACTGGAAATACCAGTTGGCCTGGGGAGCCAGGCTCATCACTACCCCGCACAGGGGCAGGAAGATGGCATGCGCCCAGCCCCAGCGGTCGCCCAGGCCCCGCAGATAGAAGCGGTGGACGCCCACGCCGCCCAGCGCGGCGGCGAGCAGGGTGGCGAAAGTCTTGTTCTTGTGGGATGGCATGTTTGCTAACAAAAATGGCAAGGGCGGAGGCAAAGGCGGCAGTATCGCACAAGAAAACGGCTTGCCCCAGCGGTAAAGCTGCGCGATAATCATGGATTACCCGAAATACCCACCTTTGTCGTTAATGCTTGCCGGTCGCAGGGAAAGCACGCTATAATTTGCGGCTTTTTCCGACTCAGCACACTTTTTGGAAATATTATGGTCGTTATTCGTTTAGCTCGTGGTGGCGCAAAAAAGCGTCCTTTCTACAACATCGTTGCAACCGATTCCCGCAATCGCCGCGACGGCCGCTTCGTTGAGCGTATCGGCTTCTACAACCCGATGGCATCGGGCCAGGAAGTGCCTTTCCGCGTTGCTGAAGACCGCCTGTCGTACTGGCAAGGCGTTGGCGCCCAGCTGTCCCCAGCCGTGGCTCGCCTGGTCGCTGGCCAGAAAGCAGCCTAAGTTTCGCTTCGGGTTTTGGCTGGCAAGACCGCATCCGGGGTGGAAATCCCCGACGATCTGGTACAGGTAGGCTTTGTCTCCGGTGCCTATGGTGTTGCGGGCGGAATCAGGGTGCGTCCCTTTTCCACCGATGCCGATGCGCTGCTGCATGCCAAAACCTGGTGGCTGGACAAGCCGGGCCTGCATGACGTTGACGTCAGGCGGGCCAAGCTGCATGGTGGCGACGTGGTCGCAACCCTGGTCGGCCTGGCCGACCGCGATATGGCGGAAGCGCTGAAAGGCGCCGCGGTCTCGGTGCCGCGCAGCCAGTTCCCGCAGCTGGAAGAAGACGAGTTTTACTGGGCCGACCTGATCGGCCTGGACGTGGAAAACCTGCAAGGCGAGCGCCTCGGCGCCGTGGCCGACATGATGAGCAATGGACCGCAATCCATCCTCCGTGTGGGCGCAGGGGAGGCCGAGCGCCTGATCCCCTTTGTAGACCAGTACGTGATCAAGGTGGACAGGGACGCGAAGAAGATCATCGTGGACTGGGGCCTGGACTACTGATCCGGAGCCGTCCCGATGCAGTTCGACGTCATTACGCTGTTCCCCGAGATGTTTGCCGCCCTGACGCAGTCCGGCGTAACGCGCCGGGCGCATGAGCAGGGCAGGTGGGGCCTGTCGCTGTGGAATCCGCGCGATTTCACCACCGACAATCACCGCACCGTGGACGACCGGCCCTATGGCGGCGGTCCCGGCATGGTGATGCTGGCCAAACCGCTGGAAGCGACGATCGGCGCCGCGAAGCAGCGCCAGGTGGTGGCCGGCTTGCCCAGCCCGCGCGTGGTCTTCATGTCGCCGCAGGGGAAGCCGCTGACGCATGAACGCGTGATGCAGCTGAAGCAGGAGCCCGGCCTCGTGATTCTGTGCGGGCGCTACGAGGCGGTGGACCAGCGTTTGCTGGACCGCTGCGTGGACGAAGAAATCAGCCTTGGCGATTTCGTACTGTCCGGCGGCGAGCTGCCCGCCATGGCCCTGATGGACGCCATCGTGCGCCAGCTGCCGGGCGTGCTGAACACCGATGCCTCGGCCGTCGAAGACAGCTTCGTCAACGGCCTGCTCGATGCGCCGCACTACACGCGGCCCGAAGTATATGAAGGCGAGGGCGTGCCGCCCGTTCTGATGGGCGGCCACCATGCCGAGATCATGAAGTGGCGCCGCGAGCGCATGCTGGAAGCGACGGCGCGCAAGCGGCCCGACCTGCTGCAGAAGGCGCGCGAGGCGGGCCTGCTGAGCAAGCAGGACGAAAAGTTTTTGGCAGGTTTGTAAAACCTGTCGTTGTACCGTACGGGCCGGATGCCCGATGCAGCAAAACCATCCTCTACCGGGCAACGTGCGCCGGCAAGATGGCAATAGGAGTTTTAAAATGGATCTGATTCAGCAACTCGAGCAAGAAGAAATCGCTCGTCTGGGCAAAAACATTCCTGAGTTTGCCCCAGGCGACACCGTGGTCGTGAACGTTAACGTGGTTGAAGGCACCCGCAAGCGCGCCCAGGCCTACGAAGGCGTCGTGATCGCCCGCCGCAACCGTGGCCTGAACTCGAACTTCATCGTTCGCAAGATCTCGTCCGGCGAAGGCGTTGAGCGTACCTTCCAGCTGTACTCCCCGCTGATCGCTTCGATCGAAGTGAAACGCCGTGGTGACGTGCGCCGCGCCAAGCTGTACTACCTGCGCGAGCGTTCGGGCAAGTCTGCACGTATCAAGGAAAAACTGCCAAACCGTCGCGCAGCTGCGGCGAAAGACGCAGAGTAATCTGCCGTCTGAGTTTGGATGGAAGGGGTGCCGATGGTGCCCCTTTTTTGCTTTTGAGGAGAGCATCTTGGCCAAGCCCGCTTTTGATCCCACCCAGCTGCCCATCGATGCCATTGCCGGCGAAGCGGCCGTGATGCTGGAGCGCCTGGCCCCCGAGTGGCTGCGCGAGCGCTTCGCCAATCCGCCCCACTGGTCGCCCGAGCCTGCGGACGAATCCCTGTCCCCACGTCCCAACCCCACGCCCGCGGCCGTGCTCGTGCCCCTGGTGATGCGCGAGGAGGGCCTGACCCTGCTGCTCACCCAGCGCACCGCCCACCTGAACGACCACGCAGGCCAGATCGCCTTTCCCGGCGGCCGCGCCGAGGAATACGACGCCTCGCCCATCGACACCGCCCTGCGCGAAACGGAGGAGGAGATCGGCCTCAACCGCCGCCACGTGGACGTGATCGGCACCTTGCCCCTGTACTACACGGGCACCGGCTATAGCGTGACCCCGGTGGTGGGCCTGATCCGCCCGCCCTTCGAGCTCAAGGCCGACCCTTTCGAGGTGGCCGACATCTTCGAAGTGCCCATGTCCTTCCTGATGGACGGCCTCAATCACAAGCGCCTGTCGGCCCAGCTGCCGAGCGGGCGGCGCTCCTTCTACGCCATGCCCTATGAACAATATTTCATCTGGGGCGCCACGGCGGGCATGCTGCGCAACCTGTTTCATTTCTTGCGCGCTTAAGCTATCGTAGCGGGCATTGCGGTATTGCTATCTTTAAGGATTTCGATGACTTTTCTCTCCATTCTGTTTGCATTGCTGCTGGAGCAGTTGAAACCCCTGCGCGCCGACAATGCGGTGTACGCGGAGATCAAGGCCCTGGCCGTGCGCATGGAAGCCTGGTTCAACGCGGGCGACGCCGCCCATGGCCGCCTGGCCTGGTTCCTCCTGCTGCTGGGGCTCATGGCGCCCGTGGCCCTGGTCTACTGGCTGCTGCTGCGCTACAACCTGATCTTCCTGGCCTTTGCATGGAATGTGCTCATCGTCTACCTGACCCTGGGCTTCCGCCACTACAGCCACTACTTCACCTCCATCCAGCTGGCCCTGAACGCGGGCGACGAGGCGGCGGCGCGCGCCCTGCTGGGCGAATGGACGAAGCAGGATACGGCGGGCATGGAAGCGAATGAAATCGCGCGCATCGCCGTCGAAAAATCCCTGATCACCACCCATCGCAATGTATTCGGCGTCTTCTTCTGGTTCCTCATGCCGCTCGGCCCGGCCGCCGCCGTGATGTACCGCGTGTCCGAATACCTGGCGCGGGCCTGGAACGAGCCCGAGCACATGCGCAACGAAGCCTTCGGCGAATTCGCCGCCCGCGCCTTCTACTGGATCGACTGGATTCCTGCGCGCCTGACTGCCGTGGCGTTCGCCGTGGTCGGCAACTTCGAGGACGCCGTCTACGCCTGGCGCAACTTTGCCCACCGCTGGAAGGACGAAGCCATCGGCATCATCCTGGCGGCAGGCGGCGGCGCCATGGGCGTGCGCCTGGGCACGCCGCTCGAGAACGCGGCCAAGCTGGTGCCGCAGGACGCGGCCACGGTCGATATCAGCGACGCGGAAGTGGAAACCCTGCCGGGCGAGGAGCCGAGCGTGCGCGCCCTGCAGAGCACCGTGGGCCTCGTCTGGCGCGCTCTGCTGTTGTGGATGCTGCTGCTGCTCCTGCTGTCTGGCGCGGTCTGGCTCGGGTGAGCCTTAGAATGGGAGGGGCAGGGCAGGGAATTCTGCCCTCAAGTCTTCTATAAGATATAATACCCAAGATTTCTCCACGCACCTTCGTTCGAGCGCATAATGGCCAGCGAGTTCTTCATTCTTGGGCTTACCACCGACGGCAGGCAATTCCGTCCCAGCGACTGGGCCGAACGCCTGTGTGGCGTGATGTCCTGCTTCCGTCCGGAAGGCAGCGGCGGGCGCAACGCCCACCTGCAGTACTCGCCCCTGGTGCGCCCGATCATGATCAACGGCGTGCGCGCCGTGGTTGTGAGCGAGACCCTGCGCGAAGTGGAGCCCATGGCCTACAACTTCGTGGTCAACTTCGCCAAGGACAACAAGCTGCAGGTGGTGGACGCCTGCCTTGTGCCTGAACCGGGCGAGAAAAAGAGCTGACCAGGCCGAAAGGGCGTAGGATACGGTTTTGCCTCGAAGCGAGTAGCGAGACCACATGAATCCACGCCATCCACTTCTTGCAGCGCTGCTGCTGTCCAGCCTTCACTTCCTTCCTCCCGCATTTGCCCAAACCCTGCCTCCCGGCGTCGTCAAAGGACCGTCGGTGGAAGGCATTACCGAATACCGCCTGCCCAATGGGTTGAAAGTGCTGCTGTTCCCGGATGCGTCCAAGCCCACGGTGACTGTCAACGTCACCTACCTCGTGGGCTCGCGCCACGAGAACTACGGCGAGACCGGCATGGCCCACCTGCTCGAACACCTCATGTTCAAGGGCGCGCCGAAGCACCGCAGCATCCCGCAGCAGTTCGCCGACCGGGGCATGCAGTTCAACGGCACCACCTCGATGGACCGCACCAACTATTACGAGGTGTTCGCGGCGAGTCCCGAGAACCTCAAGTGGGCGCTGGACATGGAAGCGGAGCGCATGACGAAGTCCTTCATCGCGAAGAAGGACCTGGACTCCGAGATGACGGTGGTGCGCAACGAATACGAGTCCGGCGAGAACAGCCCCTTCGGCGTGCTGCTCAAGCGCGCGCAGAGCGTGGCCTACGACTGGCACAGCTACGGGCGCTCCACCATTGGCAACCGCAGCGACATCGAGAACGTGCGCATCGAGAACCTGCAGGCCTTCTACCGCACCTGGTACCAGCCGGACAACGCCGTGCTGCTCGTCGCGGGCAAATTCGAACCCTCGCAGACCCTGGCCTGGATCAGCAAGTCCTTCGGCGCGATACCGAAGCCCAAGCGCAAGCTGCCGCCATTCTGGACGGTCGAACCCACGCAGGACGGCGACCGCAGCTTCACAGTGCGCCGCAAGGGCGACGTGCAGATCGTGCTTGTGGCCTACAAGATTCCATCGGGCCTGCATCCGGATGCCGACCCGCTCAGCTTCATGAGCCAGATCGTCGGCGACACGCCCACGGGCCGCCTGCACAAGCAGCTCGTTGAAACGGGCAAGGCCGCGCAGGTCTTCAGCTTCGGCCTGAGCGGCTATGCGCCGGGGCTTCAGCTCTTTGGCGCCGTCGTCAAACTGGGGCAGCCGGTGGAACCGGTGCGCGACGAACTGGTGGCCGCCATCGAAAGCTTTGCCAGGACGCCGCCGACGGAAGAAGAGATGGAGCGCACGCGGCGCAACTTCGCCAACGGCATCGAGAAGGCGCTGAACGATCCGCAGCAGGTGGGCGTGGCCATGTCGGAACAGATCGCGCTGGGCGACTGGCGCCTGCTCTTCCAGGGGCGAGACAACCTGCCCAACATCACGGCCAAACAGGTCGCGCTGGCGGCGGAGCGCTACCTCAAGCGCGACAACCGCACCGTAGGCATCTTCCTGCCTGAAGATGCGCCCCAGCGCGCCGAGATCGGCGGCTCGCCCACGGCGGCCGAGATCATGAAGGACTACAAGGCGAAGGAAAGCGCGCTCACGTCCGAGAACTTCGACCCGAGCCAGGACAACATCATGGCCCGCACCGAGATCCACCAGATCGGCGGCCTCAAGGCGGCCCTGCTGCCGAAGAAGACGCGCGGCCAGACGGTGGCGGTGGACCTGCGCCTCCACTGGGGCGACCTGAAAACGCAGTACGGCAAATCGCTGGTCGCGATGGTGACGCAGGAGATGCTCATGCGCGGCACAAGCAAGTACACGCGCACCCAGCTCGCCGACGAACTCTCCAGGCTCAAGATCAGCGGCGGCAGCCTGTATCAGTTCGAAACCACGCGCGAACACCTGCCGGCCGCGCTGCGGCTGCAAGCGCACGTGCTGAAGGAAGCCAGCTTCCCCGAAGCCGAATTCGAACAGCTGCGCCAGCAATGGATCGTCGCCCTGGAAGCGGACCGCAACGAACCCGAAGCGCGCGCCACGCAAGCCATGAATGAGTACTTCGACCACTGGCCCAAAGGCGACCCGCGCGCCGTGATGACTGTGGACGAACAGATCGCAGGCATCAAGGCGATGAAGCTGGAAGACGTGAAGGCCTACCACCGCGACTTCTACGGCGCCTCGCACGGCGAGATCGCCATCGTGGGTGACTTCGACAAGGGCGAAGCCGCGAAGCTCATCGAAGAAACGCTGGGCGGCTGGCAAAGCAAGGCGCCCTACGAGCGCCTGCCTGACGAGAACGTGGAGCGCAAGGCCATCGACCGCTTCATCGACACGCCGGACAAGGAGAACGGCTTCTACGTGGCCCATCTCAACCTGGACCTGAACAGCGACGACCCCGACTATCCCGCACTGGAGCTGGCGAACTACATCTTCGGCGAAGGAGGTTTGAAGTCGCGGCTGATGGACCGCATCCGCCAGAAGGATGGGCTCTCCTATGGCGGCGCCTCGAACATCCAGGCGGGGGAGATCGACCGTGCAGGTTCCTTCTCCATCAGCGCCATTGCAGCGCCGCAGAACCTGGCCAAGCTCAAGGCCGCGATCAGGGAAGAACTGGCGCGCGTGCTGAAGGACGGCTTCACGGCGGCGGAAGTGGCAGGCGCCAAATCCGGCCTGCTGCAGCAGCGCATCCAGAACCGCAGCAAGGACAACGTGGTGGCGGGCGCGTGGACCAACTTCCTCTACCTCGACCGCACCTTCGCCTGGAGCAAGCGCCACGAAGAGCAGCTGAAAGCGCTGACGGTAGAACAGGTCAACGCCGCCTTCCGCAAGGCCATCGACCCGTCCAAGCTCAGCGTCATCACCGCCGGCGACGCCTCCAAAGCCAAATAATTTCTTAAAGGGGTCTGTCCCCTTTAAGAAATACTCTAGAGTTTCTTAAAGGGGACAGACCCCTTTAAGAAATTACGGCGTGCTGAGCTCGGCGACGAAGTCGTACATGTCGCCGCGGAAGATGGAGCGGCAGAATTCGATGGCGCGGCCGTCGCGTAGGAAGCCGAGCCGCTCCACCGCCAGCCCCGCTTCGCCGGGCTTCGTTTGCAGCAGCTGCGCCTGCTCGGCGTTCAGCAGCAGGGCCGAGAGGCGCTGCAATGCGCGTACGGGACGGTTGCCCGCCGCTTCCAGCGCTTCATACATCGACACGTCCACCGCGTCCAGCGAGGGCAGGGCGTTCGATACGATGGTCGCGTATTCGATGCACATCGGCATATCGTCCGCGTAGCGGATGCGGTTGAAGCGGTAGACCGGCGCGCCGGGGCTCAGCCGCAGACGCAGCGCTTCTTCCGGCGTCACCGTGCCTTCCGAGCGCTTCAGCCATACGCTGCGCGGCGTACGGCCGCGTGCGCGCATGTCTTCCGAGAAGCTCGTGAGCTTGGCGAAGTTCTTCTCGATGCGGGTGTTGATGAAGTTGCCCGAGCCGGGCCGCCGCACCAGCAGGCCTTCTTCCACCAGGCCGTCGATGGCCTTGCGCACGGTGATGCGCGAGATCGAGAGGTCGGTGGCCAGCTGGCGTTCGGCCGGAAGCGCTTCGTCCGGGCCGAAGATGCGCTTGTCGATCGCCTCGCGCAGGGCGCGCTGCAACTGCTGGTATAGCGGCAGGCTGCTGTTCTGGCCCAGCGCCGCCATGATCTCTACAAGCGAACTCATGTTTTCTCCGGTATGCCTGTGTGGCGTGGCCGATAATACCAAAAAAGACTGGACTACAAGCGGTCTACATCCTCTCTGCTCATTTTTCCCTCTGAATTCCATGGTTTAGCCCTGACCTTTGGTCAAAGTGGTATGTATTTTTAGTACAACATGTGAAAAAAATATGAAAATTGGTAGTGATCTGGTATTGGACTGGGTTATATTGGCGTGCAATTGGTTTTGTTGCAGTGCCAAGAGGGGAATGGACCGGGTCTTCCATCAAGGCCCAACTCAAGGGGGAGTAAATGAAGCGCAATTTGACACCGATCGCAACTGCGGTCGCTATCCTGATCACCGGCAGCAACGTGGCGTACGCCCAGCAGGCCGATGAAACGAACGTTGTGGTCGTGACCGGCGTGCGTGCCGCACTGGCTCAGTCGCTGAACCAGAAACGCAATGCCGATTCGCTGGTGGAGGTG encodes:
- a CDS encoding M16 family metallopeptidase, with the translated sequence MNPRHPLLAALLLSSLHFLPPAFAQTLPPGVVKGPSVEGITEYRLPNGLKVLLFPDASKPTVTVNVTYLVGSRHENYGETGMAHLLEHLMFKGAPKHRSIPQQFADRGMQFNGTTSMDRTNYYEVFAASPENLKWALDMEAERMTKSFIAKKDLDSEMTVVRNEYESGENSPFGVLLKRAQSVAYDWHSYGRSTIGNRSDIENVRIENLQAFYRTWYQPDNAVLLVAGKFEPSQTLAWISKSFGAIPKPKRKLPPFWTVEPTQDGDRSFTVRRKGDVQIVLVAYKIPSGLHPDADPLSFMSQIVGDTPTGRLHKQLVETGKAAQVFSFGLSGYAPGLQLFGAVVKLGQPVEPVRDELVAAIESFARTPPTEEEMERTRRNFANGIEKALNDPQQVGVAMSEQIALGDWRLLFQGRDNLPNITAKQVALAAERYLKRDNRTVGIFLPEDAPQRAEIGGSPTAAEIMKDYKAKESALTSENFDPSQDNIMARTEIHQIGGLKAALLPKKTRGQTVAVDLRLHWGDLKTQYGKSLVAMVTQEMLMRGTSKYTRTQLADELSRLKISGGSLYQFETTREHLPAALRLQAHVLKEASFPEAEFEQLRQQWIVALEADRNEPEARATQAMNEYFDHWPKGDPRAVMTVDEQIAGIKAMKLEDVKAYHRDFYGASHGEIAIVGDFDKGEAAKLIEETLGGWQSKAPYERLPDENVERKAIDRFIDTPDKENGFYVAHLNLDLNSDDPDYPALELANYIFGEGGLKSRLMDRIRQKDGLSYGGASNIQAGEIDRAGSFSISAIAAPQNLAKLKAAIREELARVLKDGFTAAEVAGAKSGLLQQRIQNRSKDNVVAGAWTNFLYLDRTFAWSKRHEEQLKALTVEQVNAAFRKAIDPSKLSVITAGDASKAK
- a CDS encoding GntR family transcriptional regulator, with product MSSLVEIMAALGQNSSLPLYQQLQRALREAIDKRIFGPDEALPAERQLATDLSISRITVRKAIDGLVEEGLLVRRPGSGNFINTRIEKNFAKLTSFSEDMRARGRTPRSVWLKRSEGTVTPEEALRLRLSPGAPVYRFNRIRYADDMPMCIEYATIVSNALPSLDAVDVSMYEALEAAGNRPVRALQRLSALLLNAEQAQLLQTKPGEAGLAVERLGFLRDGRAIEFCRSIFRGDMYDFVAELSTP